In Acinetobacter sp. TGL-Y2, a genomic segment contains:
- the aspA gene encoding aspartate ammonia-lyase has translation MSTVDIEKTRTEHDLLGDKQVPIHSYYGIHTVRALENFQISGQTVGQNPHFIRALAQVKKASAQANLNFELIDADKSIAIQKACDVLIDHPEAWASAFPSDVFQGGAGTSINMNCNEVIANITLEMLGHEKGRYDIIHPNDHINKSQSTNDVYPTALRLATYYSLDTLFVQMNNLISSLILKSTEFNFVLKMGRTQLQDAVPMTLGQEFHAFATLLKEDVRLIKKTRDLLLEINLGATAIGTGVNTPHGYAPIASQYLSEISGLKLVGAEDYVEATSDCGVFIILSSTLKRLAVKLSKICNDLRLLSSGPRTGLAEIRLPELQAGSSIMPAKVNPVIPEVVNQIAFKVIGNDLTITFAAEAGQLQLNVMEPVIAVSLNESIALLINAIQTLDVKCIQGITANEQVCFDAVMRSVGIITLLEPILGHSKCDEIGKQCIAENKTIQDVVLEQGLLTQAELDHIFSFENMISEIAVQSYDDVVIDRVS, from the coding sequence GTGTCAACGGTTGATATTGAGAAAACAAGAACAGAACATGACTTACTGGGCGACAAGCAAGTGCCTATTCATAGTTATTACGGAATTCACACGGTTCGTGCATTGGAAAATTTCCAAATATCGGGTCAAACGGTAGGGCAAAATCCACATTTCATTCGTGCTTTGGCACAAGTTAAAAAAGCATCAGCACAGGCCAATTTAAATTTCGAACTGATCGATGCTGATAAAAGTATCGCCATTCAAAAAGCTTGTGATGTTTTAATCGATCATCCTGAAGCGTGGGCTTCGGCTTTTCCAAGTGATGTTTTTCAAGGGGGAGCAGGTACATCCATCAATATGAATTGTAATGAAGTCATTGCCAATATCACGTTGGAAATGCTTGGACATGAAAAAGGTCGCTACGACATTATTCATCCCAATGATCATATCAATAAGTCACAATCTACCAATGATGTCTATCCGACTGCATTAAGGTTAGCAACCTATTATTCGCTAGACACTTTATTTGTGCAGATGAATAATTTAATCAGTAGTCTAATATTAAAATCCACCGAATTTAATTTTGTCTTGAAAATGGGTCGAACGCAGTTGCAAGATGCTGTACCTATGACACTTGGTCAAGAGTTCCATGCCTTTGCAACTTTATTAAAAGAAGATGTAAGACTGATTAAAAAAACCCGTGATTTATTGCTTGAAATTAATTTGGGTGCAACAGCGATTGGTACAGGGGTTAATACACCGCATGGGTATGCGCCTATTGCAAGCCAATACTTAAGTGAAATATCAGGTTTAAAACTGGTCGGCGCTGAAGATTATGTCGAAGCGACCAGTGACTGTGGTGTGTTTATTATTTTATCAAGCACGCTAAAACGTTTAGCAGTGAAACTCTCTAAAATCTGCAATGATTTAAGATTGCTCAGTTCTGGGCCTCGAACAGGTTTGGCTGAAATTCGCTTACCTGAGCTTCAAGCGGGTTCTTCGATTATGCCTGCTAAAGTTAATCCTGTGATTCCTGAAGTGGTCAATCAAATTGCATTTAAAGTGATTGGAAATGATTTGACCATTACCTTTGCAGCTGAAGCGGGCCAATTACAGCTCAACGTGATGGAGCCTGTCATTGCAGTGTCTTTAAATGAGTCGATTGCACTGCTGATCAATGCGATTCAGACCTTGGATGTGAAATGTATTCAAGGCATTACTGCAAATGAGCAAGTCTGCTTTGATGCCGTGATGCGTAGTGTTGGGATTATTACATTGCTTGAACCTATTTTAGGACATTCAAAATGTGATGAGATTGGTAAGCAATGTATTGCTGAGAATAAAACCATTCAAGACGTGGTGTTAGAGCAAGGCTTATTGACCCAAGCAGAGCTGGATCATATTTTCTCATTTGAAAATATGATTTCAGAAATTGCGGTGCAATCTTATGACGATGTCGTGATTGATCGGGTGAGTTAA
- the putP gene encoding sodium/proline symporter PutP has protein sequence MSQFNPTLITFIFYIVAMIGIGLYAYKATTNFDDYILGGRSLGSVVTALSAGASDMSGWLLMGLPGAIYLSGLSEAWIAVGLIIGAWLNWLLVAGRLRVHTEVQHNALTLPDYFTSRFGDKQKVIRIISAVVILIFFAIYCASGMVAGARLFESLFRWDYTTALWIGAIATISYVCIGGFLAISWTDTFQAGLMIFALLLAPIMTYLAIGDHTQDVSVMVESIRPLANNILSDLSMVAILSSMAWGLGYFGQPHILIRFMAADSVKSIPAARRIGMTWMILCLGGAVSVGYLGIAYFGAHPEIGAVVNANPETVFMEITKILFNPWIAGIILAAILAAVMSTLSCQLLVCSSTLTEDLYKAFLRKNASQNELVWIGRLMVLVVAVLALSLAHNPESKVLGLVAYAWAGFGAAFGPLVILSLFWKRMTLNGAIVGMIVGAVTVILWKNSFADTGIYEIIPGFIFSLISIVVISLLGKAPSKDVTDRFDQANALYEKEMQELKAGK, from the coding sequence ATGAGCCAATTCAACCCCACGCTCATCACCTTTATATTTTATATCGTCGCTATGATTGGTATTGGGCTATATGCTTATAAAGCAACAACAAATTTCGATGACTATATTTTAGGTGGACGCAGCCTAGGTAGCGTCGTCACTGCACTTTCAGCAGGTGCCTCAGACATGAGCGGCTGGTTACTGATGGGTCTCCCAGGCGCTATTTATTTGTCTGGACTTTCAGAAGCTTGGATTGCCGTCGGTCTAATCATTGGTGCTTGGTTAAACTGGTTATTGGTGGCAGGTCGTTTACGTGTACACACTGAAGTTCAACACAATGCACTGACGCTACCCGATTATTTTACCAGTCGCTTTGGTGATAAACAAAAAGTCATTCGCATTATTTCTGCGGTGGTGATTCTGATTTTCTTCGCTATTTACTGTGCTTCAGGCATGGTGGCAGGCGCACGTTTATTTGAAAGTTTATTTAGGTGGGACTACACCACTGCCCTGTGGATTGGTGCAATTGCCACGATTAGTTATGTGTGTATTGGTGGATTTTTAGCGATTAGCTGGACAGACACCTTTCAAGCAGGTTTAATGATTTTTGCTTTACTGCTTGCCCCTATTATGACCTATTTGGCCATTGGCGATCACACACAAGACGTCTCTGTAATGGTTGAATCTATACGCCCACTGGCCAACAACATTTTGTCAGATTTGAGTATGGTTGCGATTTTATCCTCTATGGCATGGGGCTTAGGCTATTTTGGTCAACCGCATATCTTGATTCGCTTCATGGCAGCCGACTCGGTTAAATCGATCCCTGCTGCACGTCGTATCGGGATGACATGGATGATTCTCTGCTTAGGCGGTGCGGTATCCGTGGGTTATTTGGGTATTGCATACTTTGGCGCACATCCAGAAATCGGTGCTGTGGTCAATGCCAATCCTGAAACTGTGTTTATGGAAATCACCAAAATTCTATTTAATCCTTGGATTGCAGGGATTATTTTGGCTGCAATTTTGGCTGCTGTCATGAGTACATTGAGCTGTCAACTTCTCGTGTGTTCAAGTACTTTGACTGAGGATTTATATAAAGCCTTTCTGCGTAAAAATGCATCTCAAAATGAGTTGGTGTGGATTGGTCGTTTAATGGTGTTGGTCGTAGCTGTACTTGCGCTCTCACTTGCACACAATCCTGAAAGTAAGGTGTTGGGATTGGTGGCCTATGCATGGGCAGGTTTTGGTGCCGCATTTGGTCCACTGGTGATCTTATCGCTATTTTGGAAGCGTATGACTTTAAACGGCGCAATTGTCGGTATGATTGTAGGTGCTGTTACCGTGATTCTATGGAAAAATAGCTTTGCAGATACAGGGATTTATGAAATTATCCCTGGCTTTATTTTCTCGCTCATCAGCATCGTTGTGATAAGTTTACTCGGTAAAGCGCCATCTAAAGATGTGACGGATCGTTTTGATCAAGCCAATGCATTATACGAAAAAGAAATGCAGGAATTAAAAGCAGGTAAATGA